The genomic DNA CGAAGTTTCAGGATACAGTACTTGTTATTTCCTATTGAACTTTCTAAGCGCGTGATTGCAACTGTGAGATTTGAGAGGTGAGAACGATGCAATTACGGATGAGTTTAAATATGGGCCTAGGCCCAAGAGTTTAGGTAGGCTTGGTCCAAATGAGTTTCGTAAATAATGTGATACCATGAGGACCTAGTTGCAAAATTAGAGAGACGGATGAAACCTTTTAACTTCACACTCTTGTTTAGTGACGTTTCCGAtaccaaagaggaagaagaatggaATCGTCGTCTTTGCCTCCGGCGATGGAGGTCGGAGAATATAGAAACTGGGCGGAGCTTCCGCCGGAACTGATATCATCGATCCTCCACCGTCTTGGCGCGATTGAGATACTGGAGAACGCTCAGAAAGTTTGCAGATCGTGGCGTCGCGTTTGTAAAGACCCTTCCATGTGGCGTAAAATTGACATGCATAACTCGGAAGACATGGAATGCGATCTCGAGATCATGTGCCGTCATGCAGTTGATCGTAGCCAAGGAGGCTTGGTTGAGATTGATCTTTGGTACTTCGCTACTGATGATCTCCTCAATTACATCGCCGATAGGTTCTCTCCCTCCCTGTAACTCAAAATCTcgcccaatttttttattttcttcaagaGGAAATTTTCAATTCTTGTGTAGAGATTTGaggttgatttgatttgaagTCGTTAGGGTTAGAAATGGTCCTTGTGAGAATTGGGGAAATTGGAGGATCTTGTGTTGTGTCTCACTCTTATGATTGTGTTAAACACAATAATTATATGCAGGTCGAGTAATCTGAGAAGCTTGAGACTTAAAAGGTGCTCTTATATAACAGACGATGGATTTGTTGAAGCAGTTGTGAAACTTCCACTGCTTGAAGACCTCGAGGTGTCATACGGCTCATTGTCAGGAGAGTCTTTGAAAGTTATAGGCCAGTCTTGCCTGAAGATGAAGACATTGAAGCTAAACAGGCATCCTCAAAAAGAGAATGACGAAGATGCTCTAGCGATAGCTGAAACGATGCCTGGACTTCGCCATCTCCAGATGTTTGGGAACGGGTTATCAGACACGGCCT from Camelina sativa cultivar DH55 chromosome 2, Cs, whole genome shotgun sequence includes the following:
- the LOC104715692 gene encoding F-box protein SKIP19-like isoform X1; this translates as MESSSLPPAMEVGEYRNWAELPPELISSILHRLGAIEILENAQKVCRSWRRVCKDPSMWRKIDMHNSEDMECDLEIMCRHAVDRSQGGLVEIDLWYFATDDLLNYIADRSSNLRSLRLKRCSYITDDGFVEAVVKLPLLEDLEVSYGSLSGESLKVIGQSCLKMKTLKLNRHPQKENDEDALAIAETMPGLRHLQMFGNGLSDTALNAILDSCSNLEYLDLRRCFNVNLVVGDLQKRCCERVKVVRHPNDSTHDYPFDASFIDMGSSDDEYPYGFSDIELMSDDEYDDFYDLSGASDHSDDDPFDYYDDMLF